AGCGCCTGGGCGTCGAGCTGCCGCTGGACGCGCCGGCCGGCCAGCTGGGGGTGGCGCAGCAGCAGCTCGTCGAGATCGCCAAGGCGCTGCACGGCGAAGCCCGGGTGTTCATCATGGACGAACCGACCGCCGCCCTCACCTTCCAGGAGATCGGCAACCTGTTTCGCGTCGTCCGGCAGCTCGCGGCCCAGGGGGCGGGGGTGATCTTCGTCTCCCACCGCCTCGAGGAGGTGATGGAGCTGGCCGACCGCGTGACCGTGTTGCGCGACGGGGAGACGGTGGGCACGCTGGGCACGGAGGACGCGTCGCCGCAGGAGATTGTCCGGCGGATGGTCGGAAGGTCCGTCGGCGAGTTCTACCCGGAGCGCCGCGCGAAGATCGGCGAGCCCGTCCTGCGCGTGGAGGGGTTCGGCGCTCCGCCCGTCACCGGCGGGCTGTCCTTCGAGGTGCGGCAGGGCGAGGTCCTGGGGCTGGCCGGTCTCGTCGGGGCCGGGCGCACGGAGACGGCGGAGGCGCTGTTCGGCCTGCGCCCGCACACCGGCACCGCGTGGGTGCGGGACGCGGGCGCGTCGCCCGGCGCATCGGAGTGGCGGCAGCTCCGCCTCAAGAGCCCGCGGGACGCGATCCGCGCCGGGATCGGCTACCTCCCCGAGGACCGCAAGCATTCGGGATTGGTGCTCCGGCTCGCCATCCGGGACAACATGACCCACCCGACGCTCGAGCGGTACCTCGTCGCCGGGTTCGTGCGGCGCGGAGAGGAAGCGTCCGCCGTGCGGAGGCGAAGCGAAGAGCTGGCCATCCGCGCGCCGTCCATCGAGACGCTGGTGGAGAACCTGAGCGGCGGCAACCAGCAGAAGGTCGTGCTGGGCAAGTGGCTGGAGATCCGGCCGAGGGTGCTGATCTTGGACGAACCCACGCGCGGCGTCGACGTCGGGGCCAAGGTGGAGATCTACCGGCTGATCCAGCGGATGACCGAGCAGGGCACGGCGGTGATCCTCATCTCCTCCGACATCCCGGAGCTCCTCGCGCTGTCCGACCGCCTGCTCGTGCTGCGGCGCGGCCGGCCCGTCGCCCAGCTCGGCCGTGACGAGGCCACGCACGAGCGCGTGCTGGCGCTCTGCAGCCAGGGGGTGGGGGCGTGAAGCGCCTCAACTGGGTCGACTACGGTCTCGTCATCGGCTTTCTCGCGCTGGCGGCGGCGCTCACCGTCGCCTCGCCGGTGTTCCTCACCTGGTCCAACCTCATGAACGTCGCCCGGCAGGTGTCGATCAACGGCCTCCTGGCGGCGGGCGAGACGTTCGTCGTGCTGGCTGCCGGCATCGACATCTCCATCGGCTCCACGATGGCGCTGGCGGGAGCGATCGTGGCCGGGGTGGGCCTCGCGCACGGGTTCGCGCTCGGCGGCCTGGCCGCGCTGCTCGTCGGGGTGGCGGTGGGGCTCGTGAACGCGCTTTTCGTCGTCCGCTTCCGCGTGCCGGCGTTCATCGCCACGCTCGCCATGCTGGGCATCGCCCGGGGCGCCACGCTCATCTACACGCACGGACGCCCGATCTCCGGGCTGCCGGAGAGCTTCCTCTACATCGGCAACGGCTGGCTCGGCCCCGTCCCGTTCCCCGTGGTGCTCATGCTCGCCACGTACGCCGTCGCGCACGTGACGCTCCGCCACACGGCCTTCGGGCGGTACGTCTACGCCGTCGGCGGCAACGCGCGGGCGGCCCGGTATGCCGGCATCAACACGGAGAGGGTGCAGTACGCCGTCTACGCGATCGCCGGGTTTCTCGCGGCAGTCGGCGGCATCGTGCTGACGTCGCGGCTGGCTTCGGCGGACCCGCAGGCCGGGGTCGGCATCGAGCTGGACGCGATCGCGGCCGTCGTGCTGGGCGGCGCCAGCCTGTTCGGCGGCGAGGGGTCCGTGCTGCGCACGCTGCTCGGGGCGCTGATCCTCGGCGTGCTGAACAACGGCATGAACCTCCTCAACGTCTCGCCGTTCTATCAGGAGGTGATCAAGGGCGCGGTGATCCTGCTGGCCGTGGTGGTCGGAAACTGGAGGCCTCGTTCGCAAGGACAGTTCAACGTGGGAGGTTGACGCAGGATGGAGAAGCGACTTTGGCTCGTCGCGGCGCTGCTTTCCGCCGCGCTGGTCCTCGTGGCGTGCGGCGGCGGGTCCGGGACCGGTGGCAGCAGCAGCGAGAGCGGGCAGAGCGGCGGAAGCAAGCAGGTGACGGTCGGCCTTGCGCTGTCGACGCTGAACAACCCCTACTTCGTGACGCTGCGCGACGGCGCCCAGAAGGCGGCCGACGCCGCGAACGTGAAGCTGATCGTGGCGGACGCGGGCAACGACCTTTCGAAGCAGACGTCGCAGATCGAGGACTTCATCACGCAAAAGGTCGACGTCATCATCGTCAACCCGGTCGACTCTGACGGGATCGTGCCCGCCGTGCAGAAGGCCAACGACGCCAACATCCCGGTGATCGCGGTGGACCGCGGCGTCAACGGCGCGAAGGTGGTCACGACGATCGCCTCGGACAACGTCGAGGCCGGCAGGATGGCCGCGGAGGCGCTCTTCAAGGCGCTGGGCGGAAGCGGCAAGGTCGCGGAGCTTGAGGGCGTGCCGGGCGCCTCCGCCACGCGCGACCGCGGCACAGGCTTCGACCAGGCGGTGCAGGCCAACTCCGGCATCCAGGTCGTCGCCAAGCAGACGGCCAACTTCGACCGGTCCCAGGGCCTCTCCGTGATGGAGAACATCCTCCAGGCCAACCCCGACCTGAACGGCGT
This DNA window, taken from Clostridia bacterium, encodes the following:
- a CDS encoding ribose ABC transporter permease; protein product: MNVARQVSINGLLAAGETFVVLAAGIDISIGSTMALAGAIVAGVGLAHGFALGGLAALLVGVAVGLVNALFVVRFRVPAFIATLAMLGIARGATLIYTHGRPISGLPESFLYIGNGWLGPVPFPVVLMLATYAVAHVTLRHTAFGRYVYAVGGNARAARYAGINTERVQYAVYAIAGFLAAVGGIVLTSRLASADPQAGVGIELDAIAAVVLGGASLFGGEGSVLRTLLGALILGVLNNGMNLLNVSPFYQEVIKGAVILLAVVVGNWRPRSQGQFNVGG
- a CDS encoding D-ribose ABC transporter substrate-binding protein, which codes for MEKRLWLVAALLSAALVLVACGGGSGTGGSSSESGQSGGSKQVTVGLALSTLNNPYFVTLRDGAQKAADAANVKLIVADAGNDLSKQTSQIEDFITQKVDVIIVNPVDSDGIVPAVQKANDANIPVIAVDRGVNGAKVVTTIASDNVEAGRMAAEALFKALGGSGKVAELEGVPGASATRDRGTGFDQAVQANSGIQVVAKQTANFDRSQGLSVMENILQANPDLNGVFAENDEMALGALQAIKNAGKPVKVVGIDGTDDALKAIKAGDMVATVAQQPEWMGKTAVEDA
- a CDS encoding sugar ABC transporter ATP-binding protein, coding for GEIRFDGQPVQFSHPRQAHAAGIRVIYQEFSLIPGLSVAENIVLADLPRRGLWVDGARVRALARATLERLGVELPLDAPAGQLGVAQQQLVEIAKALHGEARVFIMDEPTAALTFQEIGNLFRVVRQLAAQGAGVIFVSHRLEEVMELADRVTVLRDGETVGTLGTEDASPQEIVRRMVGRSVGEFYPERRAKIGEPVLRVEGFGAPPVTGGLSFEVRQGEVLGLAGLVGAGRTETAEALFGLRPHTGTAWVRDAGASPGASEWRQLRLKSPRDAIRAGIGYLPEDRKHSGLVLRLAIRDNMTHPTLERYLVAGFVRRGEEASAVRRRSEELAIRAPSIETLVENLSGGNQQKVVLGKWLEIRPRVLILDEPTRGVDVGAKVEIYRLIQRMTEQGTAVILISSDIPELLALSDRLLVLRRGRPVAQLGRDEATHERVLALCSQGVGA